From one Desulfatiglans anilini DSM 4660 genomic stretch:
- a CDS encoding TetR/AcrR family transcriptional regulator, producing the protein MSGNQGSKEKLIQVAVELFANRGFAGTSIRDIASAMGMSISNIYHYFGNKEGLLLAILEYASDALLRRLREGSEKEEEPVRKLKSLVQTHLKLSREFLRESKIFFLDEDHLSQEGHRINCKIQREILDMYVQVLSDLAQEGLVQTRSIKILAFNILGVINWHLKWFRTEGELSHEQAVEEILDFILHGALGLGQRER; encoded by the coding sequence GTGTCTGGAAATCAGGGCAGCAAAGAAAAACTCATCCAGGTGGCGGTGGAACTTTTTGCGAACAGGGGATTCGCCGGGACGTCCATCCGGGACATCGCGAGCGCGATGGGGATGAGCATCTCGAATATCTACCATTATTTCGGCAACAAGGAAGGCCTTCTCCTCGCGATACTGGAATATGCTTCCGACGCTTTGCTGAGGAGGCTCAGAGAGGGTTCGGAAAAAGAGGAGGAACCTGTCCGAAAACTGAAGAGCCTCGTCCAGACGCACCTGAAGCTTTCAAGAGAATTTCTGAGGGAATCGAAGATATTCTTTCTGGATGAAGATCACCTTTCCCAGGAAGGGCATCGAATCAACTGCAAGATTCAGCGGGAAATCCTGGATATGTACGTCCAGGTCCTCAGCGATCTTGCACAGGAAGGCCTGGTGCAAACCCGCAGCATCAAGATTCTGGCATTCAATATACTAGGGGTGATCAACTGGCATCTGAAGTGGTTCCGCACCGAAGGGGAACTCTCTCACGAGCAGGCCGTCGAAGAGATTTTGGATTTCATCCTTCATGGGGCACTGGGGTTGGGGCAAAGGGAGCGCTGA